AGAAACGCCTTGGCCTGGGGCTCCTGCCAAGCCcgagctgccaggctgcagcagcatctgcccGTGGGGAAGGCTCCTGCCTCATGCCTGCCCCATCCATCACCCCCAGGGAAGGGTTTGCAAAAGGCAGCTCCCCAAAAAAAGGTCTCCTCAGCCCCTGGGTTGGGGGCAGGCTGGGTGTGGTGACCCCCGCAGCGGGGTACATGCCTTCTGCTGccggcaggagctgcagggctccccccccacccccccacgctgcagcttctgctgggaAAAAACCCAGGGAAGGCCAGTGTTTTTGCAGACCTGCTGCTGTGGTACAACCTCATCCCAGCCATCCCCGGGctctggggaggagcagggacagggcagagcTCCCAGAGGGTGCCCAGGGCACAGTCCTTTGCCTGCTCCCCCAGGGCTTTAAGCCCCCAAAGCCACAgaggcacccccagccccaccatgaagctgcagcagaggcatcTGCCTGATGCTGAAGTAGCTTTTCCCGGGATGATGGGATCTTTTCCTGCACCCAGGCTGGTCCACTGAGGTGAAACACAGGGAGGGGCAGCACAGTGCTGAGCCCCccccctgctgctgcatcccttccccaggggctgccctctgctcaagcagcagaaactgctccaggctgggaaaCAGCAAACCCAGCAGCCTTGGGTTTAAATAccagttgttattttttttttttccccgtgcttgaacacagccctgcagcaccagagCACTTGAAGCTGTTCCTCAGCCGTGCAaccaagctctgctgcccttcagCCAGTCCTTCTCACAGCAAAGCCTTAGCCCTTTGTGGAGGTGCAGCTTCATTTTCTGGAAGGCAGCCCGAGCTCTGCTGCCCTTCACAGCACCCACATGGTCCTgggagccctgcctgcaccccagctTGGGGGGAGACCTGGGcttggggaaaggaggaggaaaacccgtttatttttctccttgcagctgTGGGTTGGatgaggagcagggctggaccAGCCATGATCATCCCTCCAGTGACCCcagggttttgggtttttttctgttgtgatgTCAGTGGTTGggatggttttttttctgagagatCAAAGATGTTGGTGTGGGACCAAGTCCCAGCTGCTGAGGGCCTGGTGGGCCAGTTGCTCCCGTGGGGACAGGGGTGTTGGCAAGGGAGAAAGCGAAAGGTCACCTCTCTGTGGCCAAAATTGGACAGCAAAGTCCAGAGAAAgtttatgtgtgtgtggggagagcagcagagcaccagccagggagggaaaaaacccatcGTATGGGTGAACTGGTGGTGCCTGAGCCCCCGTGCAGGCAGGGGACCCCCAAAAAACCAGACCAAGGACCTTAAATGGCCTCATCCCcaaggggctggcaggggctggggcaggcacaGAGCCCCAGCAACCAGCCCAGACGGGCTTTCCAGGCCGTTTCCAGAGCTCTGTAAACCCTCAGCCTTCCTGACCCATAGAGCTGCTCTTTCAAGGCTGTCAACCACCAGTCGGAAGGGGAGCGCAGGACGTTCCAGACGCGGTacaggagagagagggagccAGGCAGCCCCGAGCACCGGGCTCAGCCGTGACCTGTTGTCTTTCAGCCGCAGCACTGAACCATCTGCAGCCTCCTCAGCAGGGGCTTTTACCCCCCTCGGTGCCACCGGGGAAGCCGCGGGGCcccggccggggctgcggggggggaCACGGGACCAACCGGTGCCTGGAGGTGCCGCCGGCTCCTGCAAACGGAGGCAAAAAGCTGCTTCCCCGGCtcctgggatggggctgctgcCGCTAGTTACATCAGAATCAGGTTCTGCGTGTCCTCAGGGGTTTGCAGGGCTTGGTTACAGCCTGGAGAGAATCgccgggggaaaaaaaaggtcccCTGTGGTGTGGGATTGGGGAGGTGGGAGAGATGCTGAGCCCTCCCTCTGTGCCTGTGGGTCTCAAAGCAAGGCTGCTGGGCACCCCActtgcagcccctgcccagcctggtgctccaggagcatccctggggaGGCAGCTCCCACCTCCGTGGTTGGCGATTCCCTGTGcccaggctccagcagcagcagctcttcccgagcccagctttgctttttgggTGAAGCACCTTCTCCCTGtccatccagcctttccttgctgctggcaggacacaagtggctgctcccagctgtggGGAGACTCTTGGTTTTTGGTAGTGTTGTTTTCTGACACCTGGCATGACTGAGGACAGGGGCAGATGGAGCTCCCAGCTGCAAGTGGAGGTGTCCTGGGGCAGGTGGAGACATGATGCTGGGGCCTGGCTCCTGCCCGTGGTGCCAAGAAACCCCAAGTTAAATGGTGAAGCCTGTTAGAAGGGCCTGTTACTGAGGAGCCTaaagggagggaggcaggatcCTGCCATGCTGTGCCATGTGGTCTGGGCCAGGGGGGTTTCTGCAGACTGGGACCCGTGATCAACCAGCCCCTGGTGTCAACCTGTCACCCCCTCACCCCCTGTAGTCAGCAAGGTTGAGGACACAGGGACCAAAGCAGAGAGATGGCTACATGGAGCCACCAAAggagagcagggatggggacagctGTGCCAAGCAGTGCCCATggccctgcccagctgctgggaggggcGTTGTGCAGGGGCTGGTGGCATTTTGGCTTCTGCAGGACGAGGCGGGCTTTGGTGCTGGCCCCAGGAAACAAGCTTTGTGGCACATTCTGGTGCCCACCAGTCTCCTTGTACCCCTGGGCGGGACACAAGCTCTGCAGGTGGGTCCCAAGGGTCCCCCCCCCGGGGAGCTGACCCCctgtctcctctctcttttccccccctctgACAGTCACCTCGGAGCAGATCGAGCACCTGCACCGGCGCTTCAAGCAGCTGAGCCGGGACCAGCTGACCATCCGGTACGGAGCTGCCACGGCCACTGCTGGGgcctgtcctgccctgctggggtggCCAGAGCATCACCCAGGGGGTGATGCCCTCCCAGGGAGGGGGTGAGGGTGCCTTGTTGGGATGCCTGGCTCCCCGGGCTGGGAGGATGAGCATGTCCTTGCCAGTCatcccacagccagcagctggctctgcagtgTGGACGTGAAACGGTGGCCTGAGAGCAGGGGGGGGGCTCCTGCCCAGGAGCCCATTTTTCCTCCAGCTTGAAAATCAGttttggggtgggaagggagaagtcctgacacagaagcagctgccctgggttttgcagctgccccttcctcctcctcagggctTGTGCAGACCATGGTGCACCCAAGCCATGGATCTGCTTCCTTGGGAAAGCTCAAGCATGGCTGAGCAGCttccccagccacagcaggaggcagctcagctcttccacCCCCTGGAGATCGTGTCTTGGCTCATTTGCTCCATAAATTGGGTAGCAAAGGGCCAGCACAGGCTCAGCCTGGTGTCTGAGCAGCACAAcatggggcagcagggagatcctgtgggacagagcagggcagaggaggcCAAGGGGAGGGTGGATGGGCAGAAGCTCCTTCCTCATCGAGCCCCATTCAGGGCCTTATTCCTGGGAAAACTCTCAAAAAACCACGCAGCCTTTTGCAGGTTGAGCCATTCAAAGGGCTCCAGCATCAGCATGGAGCTGCTGTGTCCCAGAGCTTCCCAAAGACCCGTTTGAGTGGGGAGAAAAAccctctggagctgcagcaggcacagactgATGGGGCAGCAGGGCTTCCTTGCAGCCTGAACTGAGGCAAATCAGGGTTTTCCTGCCAaaactcatttttttgtttcatgtttacTTTGAAAGAACGAGGTTGGAGCTTCTGCCCCAGCCCATCAGTGGCTCCCTCCGCTGTGGCTCCCTCACACTTGGGGctgtctctgtttccttttgcaGCAAAGAGAACTTTGACAGCATCCCTGATCTGGAGTTCAATCCAATTAGGGGGAAAATCGTCCATGCCTTTTTTGACAAGAGGTAAGAACtaccccccccgccccagcagggtggggaggggcaGGTTGATCCTCTGATAGCAGGATGTGACTGGAAAAAGATCTCCCTGAAGGCTGGGATGgagtgaggggggggggggggggggggagatgaCAGACATTTCAGCTGTGTCTTGGAGATAAAAACAGTCCTGAAGTTCTGCTGagggccaggctgggctgtgtgcaggcaggggtgggtggggggtCCTGGCTGCCTGTCACTGGGggctctgctctgggcaggaACCTGCGGCAGGAGTCAGATGGGCTGGCAGACGAGATCAACTTCGAAGACTTCCTGACCATCATGTCCTACTTCAGACCCATCGAGATGAACATGGATGAGGAGCAGCTCGATCGCTTTCGGAAAGAGAAGCTCAAATGTGAGGCTTGCCCAGAGctccaggctggggaggagggggcagagggacAAGGGGGAACCAGCCCCCCCTGACCCTTCCGTGCTGCTCTCGTCCCTTCCAGTCCTCTTCCACATGTACGACTCGGACCACGATGGGAAGATCACAGTGCAGGAGTACAGAAATGTAACGTATGGTCCCTCCTGCCCCGTCACCACTGAGTTCCTGGCCCTGCCTTTGACCCACTGCCCCACAGGTGGTGGAGGAACTGCTGTCAGGGAACCCCCATCTGGAGAAGGAGTCGGCGAGGTCCATCGCCGACGGGGCCATGATGGAGGCCGCCAGCATCTGTGTGGGACAAATGGTGGGAGCTGGTTCCTCGCtctacagcagcacagaggtgcTGTGATGGGATCCAAAATAGGGCTGGAAGGTGTCCATCCTGCCCAGGGCATCTCCTGTGTCCCAGGGCTGCtttggcaggcagcagctttcaGGGTTCTTTTGTCCTAAGAGCCCCAGAGgggagaagcaaaacaaagcaccaTCCTCAGTGCCTGGGGCTTTGGTGCTTGTGAGACAGGCAGCTGCTTGCAGCCATGGTGGTTCTGGGAATGAAGTCTGGGCTGGCCATGGGGTGTGGCGTGTGGGAAGCTTCTCCCATAGCCCCAGGGGACCCACCCCCTGGTGATCCAGTGCCCCAAGacccctgccccatggctgTGAGGCAGCTGTAATGTTTTCTCTCTCGCTGCGCCCAGGGGCCGGACCAGGTGTATGAGGGCATCACCTTTGAAGACTTCCTTAAGGTTGGTGGCATCTCCGCTGGTCCCCTCCAGGAGGAGGACACTGAGCCATCCCAGGGACATGGGTGTTGGGGCGTGGGCCCCGAgctgagcccccagccccagccacccCCTTCCCCTTGCAGATGTGGCAGGGGATCGACATTGAAACCAAGATGCACGTTCGCTTCCTCAACATGGAGACCATTGCACACTGCTACTGAGCTCCACTGCCTCCTGGGAgccagagagggaggaggaagaggaggaggaggagaaagagaaggaggaagaggagaaggaagaggactctgcagcagctccatgtccctggCACTGAGCACTTGGTACCTGCCTGTGTGCCTGTCCCCGTAGCGGGGCTGCCTTCTGCTCTCTAGAAACATGAAGAGGCTTTTATCTGTAATAAAAggtatttctctttttactcCTTGCTGAGCAATACTCAGCCCAGCCACcacctggggctggcagggtgtCTCCCTGTGCAGAAAGCCTCTGCACATCTTGGTCCTCCCT
The sequence above is a segment of the Apus apus isolate bApuApu2 chromosome 16, bApuApu2.pri.cur, whole genome shotgun sequence genome. Coding sequences within it:
- the TESC gene encoding calcineurin B homologous protein 3 isoform X1 encodes the protein MGSAHSVPAEMRALADRTGFTSEQIEHLHRRFKQLSRDQLTIRKENFDSIPDLEFNPIRGKIVHAFFDKRPIEMNMDEEQLDRFRKEKLKFLFHMYDSDHDGKITVQEYRNVTYGPSCPVTTEFLALPLTHCPTGGGGTAVREPPSGEGVGEVHRRRGHDGGRQHLCGTNGGSWFLALQQHRGAVMGSKIGLEGVHPAQGISCVPGLLWQAAAFRVLLS
- the TESC gene encoding calcineurin B homologous protein 3 isoform X2, whose protein sequence is MGSAHSVPAEMRALADRTGFTSEQIEHLHRRFKQLSRDQLTIRKENFDSIPDLEFNPIRGKIVHAFFDKRNLRQESDGLADEINFEDFLTIMSYFRPIEMNMDEEQLDRFRKEKLKFLFHMYDSDHDGKITVQEYRNVVEELLSGNPHLEKESARSIADGAMMEAASICVGQMGPDQVYEGITFEDFLKMWQGIDIETKMHVRFLNMETIAHCY